One region of Chryseobacterium sp. SORGH_AS_0447 genomic DNA includes:
- a CDS encoding alpha-amylase family glycosyl hydrolase, giving the protein MEQHTDSRYQPEQYVEIILPEWAKNATVYELNIRQFSEEGSFRAVERELPRLKKMGIDIIWLMPVHPIGKLHRKGYLGSYYSVKDYFGINPEFGTEEDFRNLIQAIHEAGMYVIIDWVANHTSWDNTIVEDHPEWYRKSRKDTFQSTRWRDYDDIIELDYSHSELRKYMTEALKFWIREYDIDGYRCDIASFVPIDFWENAREELDAIKPVFMLAEAEDRELHRKAFDATYNWTLWNILHQLALNERSVKILTEAYIAEHVSIFPKEGIRLNFIDNHDKNSWEGDQYTNFRDALNIATVFTVMMDGMPLVYSGQEAGLDRSLEFFEKDPIDWKYSENEALYTTLFSLKHKNKALWNGKYGGEMVRIVNDRMDQVISFVREKEGDKVLAFMNLSNKPVTVQFDTSFDTGIYTNLFTGDQQKVPETMILTMDPWKYVILHHEQ; this is encoded by the coding sequence ATGGAACAGCACACCGACTCCCGGTACCAGCCGGAACAGTATGTAGAAATTATCCTTCCCGAATGGGCAAAGAATGCAACAGTTTATGAACTTAATATCCGGCAGTTTTCAGAGGAGGGTTCATTCAGAGCTGTTGAAAGAGAACTTCCGAGACTGAAAAAGATGGGAATCGATATTATCTGGCTGATGCCGGTGCATCCTATCGGTAAGCTTCACCGGAAAGGATACCTCGGGAGTTATTATTCTGTAAAGGATTATTTCGGAATTAATCCTGAATTCGGCACCGAAGAAGATTTCCGAAACCTCATACAGGCGATCCATGAAGCGGGGATGTATGTAATCATCGATTGGGTAGCCAACCATACAAGTTGGGACAACACGATAGTCGAAGATCATCCCGAATGGTACCGTAAATCAAGGAAAGATACTTTTCAGTCAACACGATGGAGAGATTATGACGATATTATCGAACTGGACTACAGCCATTCCGAATTGCGTAAATACATGACGGAGGCCCTGAAATTCTGGATCCGGGAATATGATATCGACGGATACCGCTGTGATATTGCCAGCTTTGTCCCAATCGATTTCTGGGAAAATGCAAGGGAAGAGCTCGACGCCATCAAACCGGTTTTTATGCTTGCCGAAGCTGAGGACCGTGAACTCCACCGGAAAGCATTCGACGCTACCTACAACTGGACCTTATGGAATATCCTCCATCAGCTCGCCCTGAATGAAAGAAGTGTAAAAATCCTTACGGAAGCCTATATTGCCGAGCATGTATCTATTTTTCCGAAAGAAGGAATCCGCCTGAACTTTATCGACAACCATGATAAAAATTCCTGGGAGGGCGATCAGTATACTAATTTCAGAGATGCGCTGAATATCGCGACGGTTTTCACAGTAATGATGGATGGAATGCCGCTTGTTTACAGTGGTCAGGAAGCAGGCCTGGACCGCTCCCTGGAATTTTTTGAAAAAGACCCTATCGACTGGAAGTATTCTGAAAACGAAGCGCTGTACACTACTCTTTTCAGTCTTAAACATAAAAACAAGGCGCTTTGGAATGGCAAGTATGGCGGCGAAATGGTAAGAATCGTGAATGACAGGATGGATCAGGTCATTTCTTTTGTACGGGAAAAAGAAGGGGATAAAGTGCTTGCCTTTATGAACCTCAGCAACAAGCCGGTAACCGTACAGTTCGATACTTCTTTCGATACGGGAATCTATACCAACCTTTTTACCGGAGATCAGCAGAAAGTTCCGGAAACTATGATCCTGACGATGGATCCTTGGAAATACGTCATTCTGCATCACGAGCAGTAA
- a CDS encoding glycosyltransferase family 32 protein yields the protein MIPKKIHYCWFGGHAKHELAEHCIESWKKIHPDYELVEWNESNAPLEDNNYVKEAFEQKKWAFVSDYVRSKVMFEHGGIYMDTDMELKLPLDEFLNEKAVCGFEVKGVPYSAFWMAEPKHKLAEDFVAYYDAQDGFEERINTDIFSEMLEKEYGADRYSDTIQKLKHDVTLYPSVYFSQDLPKNYVSHHFNGSWFGGDEENTHKKMVNTYGLLERLINQPDAAKSIESIINKHKIIDINKVLDLFPEESIREYLEAAETNDAGTQQYGSI from the coding sequence ATGATACCAAAAAAAATACATTATTGCTGGTTTGGAGGCCACGCAAAACACGAGCTTGCAGAACACTGTATCGAATCCTGGAAGAAGATCCATCCCGATTATGAACTGGTTGAATGGAACGAGAGCAATGCGCCCCTGGAAGATAACAATTATGTAAAAGAAGCATTCGAACAGAAAAAATGGGCTTTCGTATCAGATTATGTAAGATCCAAAGTAATGTTTGAGCACGGCGGAATTTATATGGATACCGATATGGAGCTGAAACTTCCGCTGGATGAATTTCTTAATGAAAAGGCGGTTTGCGGTTTTGAAGTTAAAGGTGTTCCTTATTCTGCATTCTGGATGGCTGAACCGAAGCATAAGCTTGCAGAGGATTTCGTAGCTTATTATGATGCTCAGGACGGCTTCGAGGAACGGATCAATACCGATATCTTTTCCGAAATGCTTGAGAAGGAGTATGGAGCAGACCGTTACAGCGATACCATCCAGAAACTGAAGCATGACGTAACGCTTTACCCGTCCGTTTATTTCTCACAGGATCTGCCGAAAAATTATGTGAGCCATCATTTCAACGGTTCCTGGTTCGGGGGTGACGAAGAAAATACGCACAAAAAAATGGTAAATACTTACGGGCTTCTGGAACGGCTGATCAATCAGCCGGATGCGGCAAAATCCATAGAGAGTATCATCAATAAACATAAAATTATTGATATCAATAAAGTACTTGACCTCTTCCCTGAAGAAAGCATCCGTGAATATCTTGAAGCGGCTGAAACCAATGATGCGGGAACACAGCAGTACGGAAGTATCTAA
- the glf gene encoding UDP-galactopyranose mutase, whose protein sequence is MEFMYDYLITGCGFAGSVLAERLASQGKKVLIVDKRDHIGGNAYDYYNEEGILIHQYGPHIFHTNSEEVFRYLSRFTDWRPYEHRVLGSVDGQLVPIPINLTTINKLYGKNLTSSEVMDFLASKAEVRKPVLTSEDVVINAVGKELYEKFFRGYTRKQWDLDPSELDASVTARVPTRTNSDDRYFTDTFQAMPKNGYTEMFKKMLSHPNIHIMLNTNFRDIVGMIPHKKLIYTGPIDSYFDFRFGKLPYRSIDFRFETLDQNQYQDTGTVNYPTSNLYTRITEFKHLTGQVHRKTTIVYEYPTGEGDPYYPIPRKENQEIYNQYKKLADEMPDVYFTGRLGTYKYYNMDQVVAQSLALFRKILKESEHEIQVQSV, encoded by the coding sequence ATGGAATTTATGTATGATTATCTGATCACCGGCTGCGGATTTGCCGGATCCGTACTCGCCGAACGCCTGGCCAGCCAGGGGAAAAAGGTACTTATTGTCGACAAACGCGATCATATTGGCGGAAATGCTTATGATTATTACAACGAAGAAGGCATATTGATCCATCAATATGGTCCGCACATCTTTCATACCAATTCCGAAGAAGTATTCCGGTACCTTTCACGATTTACCGACTGGAGACCCTATGAACACCGGGTTTTAGGAAGTGTAGACGGACAGCTGGTCCCGATTCCGATCAACCTGACGACCATCAATAAGCTATACGGGAAAAACCTCACTTCATCGGAAGTGATGGATTTTCTGGCTTCAAAAGCGGAAGTTCGGAAACCGGTTCTCACTTCTGAAGATGTGGTCATCAATGCAGTAGGAAAAGAATTGTACGAAAAGTTTTTCCGTGGCTACACCAGAAAACAATGGGATCTTGATCCTTCGGAACTGGACGCTTCGGTAACGGCAAGGGTACCGACACGGACCAACAGTGACGACCGGTATTTTACCGATACTTTTCAGGCGATGCCCAAGAACGGATACACGGAGATGTTTAAAAAAATGCTTTCCCATCCGAATATCCATATTATGCTGAACACCAATTTCAGGGATATTGTAGGGATGATTCCGCATAAAAAGTTGATCTATACAGGACCGATCGACAGTTATTTTGATTTCAGGTTCGGGAAACTGCCGTACCGTTCCATCGATTTCCGGTTTGAGACATTAGACCAGAATCAGTACCAGGACACAGGCACCGTAAATTATCCGACCTCTAATCTTTATACAAGAATTACAGAATTTAAGCACCTTACAGGACAGGTGCATCGCAAGACCACCATTGTGTATGAGTATCCGACCGGTGAGGGTGATCCCTATTACCCTATTCCGAGAAAAGAAAATCAGGAAATCTACAACCAGTATAAGAAGCTGGCAGATGAAATGCCTGATGTTTATTTTACCGGGCGTCTGGGAACATATAAATACTATAATATGGATCAGGTGGTTGCCCAGTCCCTGGCATTATTCCGTAAAATTTTAAAAGAAAGCGAGCATGAAATACAGGTTCAGTCCGTTTGA
- a CDS encoding glycosyltransferase family 1 protein, translating to MQNILCFSHLRWNFVFQRPQHLLTRFARNYNVFYFEEPHTGPDSYEITEQDGISIVSIHIENHQDDYKGRMTRIINKFLKDQHIQDYLCWYYTPMALEYTAHLTPKVTIYDSMDELSAFRFAPPQLLAYEEALFKKADVVFTGGHTLYQAKKDRHHNIHPFPSSIDKVHFGKARRKTDDSPDQSHIPHPRFGFFGVIDERFDIELLKEVSSRKPDWHFVIIGPVVKIDPAELPKAENIHYLGPKKYDELPQYISHWDIALVLFAINESTEFISPTKTPEYLSAGIPVISTPIKDVVRPYGDENLVYIADNADTFIAFGEEELQKDSRKQWLMKVDEFLADDSWDNTFRKMSLLIDTVKKTNGIYV from the coding sequence ATGCAAAATATTTTATGCTTCAGCCATCTGCGGTGGAATTTTGTATTCCAGCGCCCTCAACATTTATTGACCCGGTTTGCCAGAAACTATAATGTCTTTTATTTTGAAGAACCTCACACCGGACCCGATTCCTACGAGATTACAGAGCAGGACGGCATTTCCATCGTCAGTATTCATATCGAAAATCATCAGGATGATTATAAAGGACGAATGACCAGGATCATCAACAAATTTCTTAAAGATCAGCATATCCAGGATTACCTGTGCTGGTATTATACACCAATGGCTCTGGAGTATACCGCACACCTTACTCCTAAAGTTACCATTTACGATTCTATGGATGAGCTGTCGGCCTTCCGTTTTGCCCCTCCGCAGCTGCTGGCTTATGAAGAAGCACTCTTCAAAAAAGCAGATGTGGTGTTTACCGGAGGACATACGCTTTATCAGGCTAAAAAAGACAGACATCACAACATCCACCCTTTCCCGAGCAGCATCGATAAAGTTCATTTTGGAAAAGCCCGGAGAAAAACAGACGACAGTCCCGATCAGAGCCATATTCCTCATCCGAGGTTCGGTTTTTTCGGAGTAATTGACGAAAGGTTTGATATTGAACTCCTGAAGGAAGTTTCTTCCCGAAAACCCGACTGGCATTTTGTAATTATCGGACCGGTGGTGAAGATTGATCCGGCGGAACTTCCAAAGGCGGAAAATATCCATTATCTGGGTCCTAAAAAATACGACGAGCTTCCCCAGTACATCAGTCATTGGGATATTGCCCTGGTTTTGTTTGCCATCAATGAATCAACGGAATTCATCAGCCCTACCAAGACGCCGGAATATCTTTCGGCAGGGATCCCGGTGATTTCTACACCGATCAAGGATGTGGTAAGGCCATACGGTGATGAGAACCTGGTGTATATCGCAGATAACGCCGATACCTTTATTGCTTTCGGAGAAGAAGAGCTTCAGAAAGATTCCCGTAAGCAATGGCTAATGAAAGTAGATGAATTTCTAGCGGATGACTCCTGGGACAACACTTTCCGAAAAATGAGCCTCTTAATTGATACCGTTAAAAAAACCAATGGAATTTATGTATGA
- a CDS encoding TIGR03557 family F420-dependent LLM class oxidoreductase: MKPLIGYHCSLERFTPQEHLNNAKTALEHGFKGITCSDHFYPWSERQGASIASWPWLGSAMNAVELPFGVVTSPTDRCNPVLIAQYIATLASMYPGRFWAAFGSGQLLNEHISNHHWPVKSERNKRLKEAITIIRSLLKGETVTFEGKFFQVYNTKLYTLPSVQPKILVAALSNESAHELAGCADGIITVIKPVEDQKEFIYAYEQGGGDRNEMHLQAIMSYHPDQQQAEYEAWYNWRHAVLGGNLQSEIRTPEDFDSAVESITVEQTNKIIRASSDPKEHLEWLKEDMSHGFSQIYIQDVSNDQAETIKMYGKLLTQLS, encoded by the coding sequence ATGAAACCATTAATCGGATACCACTGTTCCCTGGAAAGATTTACGCCGCAGGAACATCTTAACAATGCTAAAACGGCGTTGGAGCATGGCTTTAAGGGCATTACCTGTTCAGATCATTTTTATCCGTGGAGTGAAAGGCAGGGGGCTTCCATTGCCTCCTGGCCTTGGCTCGGAAGTGCCATGAATGCGGTAGAGCTGCCGTTTGGTGTGGTGACTTCGCCTACAGATCGATGTAATCCCGTACTTATTGCCCAATACATTGCCACATTGGCCTCGATGTATCCCGGCAGGTTTTGGGCAGCTTTCGGAAGCGGACAGCTGCTGAATGAGCACATCAGCAATCATCATTGGCCGGTAAAAAGCGAGAGAAACAAAAGGCTGAAGGAAGCCATTACCATTATCAGAAGCCTGCTGAAAGGTGAAACGGTAACGTTTGAAGGCAAGTTTTTCCAGGTGTACAATACTAAATTATATACTTTACCGTCCGTTCAGCCCAAAATCCTGGTTGCCGCGTTATCCAATGAATCGGCTCATGAACTCGCCGGATGCGCGGACGGCATCATCACTGTAATAAAACCCGTGGAAGATCAGAAGGAATTTATTTATGCCTATGAGCAGGGCGGGGGAGACCGGAATGAAATGCATTTGCAGGCCATTATGTCCTATCATCCGGATCAGCAGCAGGCGGAATATGAAGCCTGGTACAACTGGCGCCACGCCGTTCTCGGCGGAAACCTGCAGTCTGAAATAAGAACTCCCGAAGACTTCGACAGTGCGGTAGAAAGTATTACGGTAGAGCAGACCAATAAGATCATCCGCGCATCTTCGGATCCGAAAGAACATCTGGAATGGCTGAAAGAAGACATGAGCCACGGCTTTTCGCAGATCTATATCCAGGATGTATCTAATGATCAGGCTGAAACCATCAAAATGTATGGGAAATTGCTGACCCAGCTTTCATGA
- a CDS encoding beta-1,6-N-acetylglucosaminyltransferase: MQTHSTAPQTQAQPAKTSPSQQIRIAYFIMIHHKPNVFKAMFEKIYTRDQFYLIHIDRKAKASFTEEIQLYLVQFPNAYLLESMNIVPGGFSIIQAELNAMEYLLNVSPDWDYFVNLSGEDYPLRSQNIIRRFLTVNNGRNYLFYYDQKFYRPDTMQRIQNHFTELTHKISSMVYKRDFMEGVTPYIGEKWFILTRDTCIFLTNNKRVMDFEDYYLHTLLPAESFFQTVLMNTEFKDIIVNDDKRANIEKSFFKNARYTNDFIKSLVAGNHLFIRKVNSKTDGIILQYIDEHYDLPLPEIDEVERELKRTDRDNN; this comes from the coding sequence ATCGCTTACTTCATTATGATACACCACAAGCCTAATGTTTTTAAGGCCATGTTTGAGAAGATTTATACGCGCGACCAATTTTACCTGATCCATATAGACCGGAAAGCCAAGGCTTCGTTTACCGAAGAAATCCAGCTGTACCTCGTACAGTTTCCCAATGCATACCTTCTGGAGAGCATGAATATAGTTCCCGGAGGTTTTAGCATCATCCAGGCTGAGCTCAATGCGATGGAATATCTGCTGAACGTAAGCCCAGACTGGGATTATTTCGTCAATTTAAGCGGCGAAGACTATCCGCTAAGATCTCAGAATATCATCCGCCGGTTCCTCACCGTCAACAACGGAAGAAACTACCTTTTCTATTACGACCAGAAATTTTACAGGCCCGATACCATGCAGCGGATCCAGAACCATTTTACCGAGCTTACCCATAAAATTTCTTCCATGGTGTACAAGAGGGATTTCATGGAGGGTGTTACCCCGTACATTGGAGAAAAATGGTTCATTCTCACCCGGGATACCTGTATTTTCCTTACTAATAACAAAAGGGTAATGGATTTCGAAGACTATTACCTCCACACCCTTTTGCCTGCAGAATCTTTTTTCCAGACGGTCCTCATGAACACAGAGTTTAAAGACATTATTGTAAACGACGACAAACGGGCAAATATCGAAAAAAGCTTTTTCAAAAATGCCCGCTACACAAATGATTTCATTAAATCCCTTGTCGCCGGCAATCATCTTTTCATCCGAAAGGTAAACAGCAAAACGGATGGCATTATCCTTCAGTACATAGACGAACACTACGATCTGCCCCTGCCAGAAATTGATGAGGTGGAAAGGGAACTGAAGAGAACCGACCGGGACAATAACTGA